The genomic region TTTCCGGCACCGTCCGGGTCGGGCCCCGCGAGGGCCTGGCCGTGGACGGCCTCAGCGGCATCCGGCCGCGGTGGTGCGGCACCGTGCCCACCCGCCTCTCCGGCGACGGCGTGACCGTGCAGCTGCGCGCGCACGGCGACGAGCACCGCGCCACCGTGACCGTGAGCCCGGACGGCACCGGCGTCGAGGTCGAGCTGCTCGACCCGGCGTACGGCATCGCGCCGGGGCAGGCGGTCGTCATCTACGACCACACCCGGGTGGTCGGGTCGGCCACCATCTCCAGCACCCGACGGGCCACCACATGACCACCGCCACCGCCATCGGCTCCCTGCCCGGCACCGAGCAGCGCGACTTCGACGAGGCCGTGCGGCTCGTGCTCGGGGAGCTCCCCGACCTGCCGCACCTGCCCGAGCTGCCCGGCCGCGGCGCGACCGCCTCGATGACCGGCCGGGCGCTCGCCGTGGTCGCCGAGTTCGGCGTGGACCTGCAGCCCGCCGGCTGGCGGCTCACGGGCGGCGGCTCGGGCATCGACCACCGCCGCGCCCGTAGCCTGCTCGGCCAGGACCTCGACACCCTCGAGGAGCAGGCCCAGGGGTTCACCGGCACCTTCAAGGTGCAGATCGCCGGACCGTGGACGCTGGCCGCGACCGTCGAGAAGCCGCGCGGCGACAAGATCCTCGCCGACCACGGCGCCCGCGCCGACCTGGCCCAGGCACTGGCCGAGGGGCTGCGCGAGCACCTGCGCGACGTACGCCGCCGGCTGCCGGGCCTCCAGCGCCTGGTCGTGCAGGTCGACGAGCCGGCGCTGCCGGCGGTGCTCGGCGGCAAGGTCCCGACGGCGTCCGGCTTCGGGCGGCACCGCACGGTCGACCTCCCGGAGGCCTCCGCGCACCTGGAGTGGGTGCTCGCGGCCGTCACGGCCGAGGACGCCGTCCCGTGGGTGCACTCCTGCGCGCCCGGCACGCCGCTGGACCTGCTGCGCGGCGCCGGCGCCCGTGGCCTGGCCGTCGACCACTCCCAGCTCTCGGCCGCCGACCACGACCACCTCGCCGAGGCCCTCGAGGCCGGTGAGGAGGTCGTGCTGGGCATGGTGCCCAGCACCGGCGAGGCCGCGTCCGGTCCCAGCGACGCCCGCCTCACCGAGGCCACCCTGCGCTGGCTGGACATGCTCGGGCTCGACCCCGGCACGGTCGGCGACCGGCTGCTGATCAGCCCCGCCTGCGGGCTCGCGGGCGCCTCGGCGGCGTGGGCGCGTCAGGCGCTGACGCTCGCGCGCACCACCGCCGCCAACCTCTGAGGGCGGAACGGGTGAGGTTCTCGAGCCTGCTGGCCGTGTTCGCTCACCCCGATGACGAGTCACTGGCCGCCGGCGGAGTCCTCGCGCAACACGCCGCGGCGGGCGCGCGGACTGCCGTCGTCACCGCGACGTGGGCTCCGCGCACGCAACGAGCGGCCGAGCTGGCCGATGCGCTGCAGGTCCTGAGTGCGGGCGAGCCGCGGTTGCTCGGGTACGCCGACGCGAGGGTCCCGGAGTCTGCTCTGGGCCGTCCCCGCTGGTGCGACGTACCGCTCGACGAGGCCGTGAATCGGCTGGTGGTTCAGATCCGCGAGCTCCGCCCGGAGGCTCTGGTGACCCACGACGCCCACGGCGGGCTGACCGGCCATCCCGACCACGTGCACACCCATCGCGTGACCATGCTGGCCGCCGAGGCAGCGGGCCTCGACACCGTCTGCCTGGCGACCCACCCGCGGTCGGCGGTGGCGGGGATCGAGAGCATCATCGGCGCCCGAGGA from Nocardioides sp. dk884 harbors:
- a CDS encoding methionine synthase — protein: MTTATAIGSLPGTEQRDFDEAVRLVLGELPDLPHLPELPGRGATASMTGRALAVVAEFGVDLQPAGWRLTGGGSGIDHRRARSLLGQDLDTLEEQAQGFTGTFKVQIAGPWTLAATVEKPRGDKILADHGARADLAQALAEGLREHLRDVRRRLPGLQRLVVQVDEPALPAVLGGKVPTASGFGRHRTVDLPEASAHLEWVLAAVTAEDAVPWVHSCAPGTPLDLLRGAGARGLAVDHSQLSAADHDHLAEALEAGEEVVLGMVPSTGEAASGPSDARLTEATLRWLDMLGLDPGTVGDRLLISPACGLAGASAAWARQALTLARTTAANL
- a CDS encoding PIG-L deacetylase family protein, which gives rise to MRFSSLLAVFAHPDDESLAAGGVLAQHAAAGARTAVVTATWAPRTQRAAELADALQVLSAGEPRLLGYADARVPESALGRPRWCDVPLDEAVNRLVVQIRELRPEALVTHDAHGGLTGHPDHVHTHRVTMLAAEAAGLDTVCLATHPRSAVAGIESIIGARGTAYATPDEQVTDRVDVSPWLEQKLAAILAHRSEVDRGALPGLIARLAPAAPRGELLSTEWFIRRTMSAWGGSD